The Jannaschia sp. GRR-S6-38 genomic interval GCCCAGCGCGTCCACGTCGATGTCCTGAGCAGCGTTCGGACCGCTATCCGAGTCGTCGTCGAAGTAGATCGACGCCATCTGGTAACCCAGGCCGAAAGCCAAGTCAGTGCCACCGAAGGACGTGTCATACTTGAAGCCGATGCCGAAGACATCGTCGTTGTCACGCGGGCTGAAGAAGCCGTCGCCGGTCGTCGCGGTAGCAAACGTGTCCTGCGAGTCGTTCAGCTCGGCCGAGATGGCGAAGCCGAAGTTGCCGAAGGAATAGTCGTAGCGGACGATCTGGCCATCATACAGGCCGTCGAGGCCCGAGTTGCCGTTGTAGCCAGCATGCTCGGTGTGGTCGTCGGCGATGGCGCCAGCGGCGAAGGCCACCTCGGTCAGGGCCCAGTCGAGCGCGCCGTCGGTGTCGCCCATCGTCAGGGTGCCGAAGGCGCCCGAGAGGAAGACCGAGAAGTCGTCCTCGACGTCGTTGGCGATACCGTCCTGAGCTTCTTCGAGGCCGATGGAAGCGCCAAAGACGAGGCCGTTGTCGGTTTCGCCGGACAGGGTGAACGTCACGCCGATATCGGTGAAGAAGCCGATGTCGGTTTCGGCCTCCGAGATCGAGCCACCGGTGACGACGGTCGTGCCGCCCGCGGTAACAGCGTCAACAACGACGAAGCCACCCGGATCGAAGATACCCATCTCGGCGAAGCCCGAGAGGGTGACGTCGGCCGAGGCAGCGCCCGTCAGGGCAACCAGCGCGGTCGAAGCAAAGAGAACTTTTTTCATAGTTTTCCCTCGTTAGAAGTTCGTCCCCACCACGGGAATCGCGTTGGGCGTAGGGAGCATTTCCAACATCCCGCATGTTGCCGCAAGGAAGCCCCTGCACCGCCACGGGTTTTGCCCCCGGCCATGGTGCAAGGGCGCAACAGTGCTTTCCCGGCCCCGCCGTGCCCGCGAGCCCGGGCGTGCGGCGCGCGCGCGGGCTTGTTCGCAAGCGGGCGAATGGGCTAGGCATCTGCGCAGGATCACAGGGGGACGCAGGATGCCGCGCACAACCGCAATCACGGCCATCGGGGGGCTGGCGCTCGTGACGCTCCTGGGGGGCTGCGGCGGATCGATCTTCGGGCAAGACCGCGACACCCGGATCGCCAACCAGAGCAACCCGACCGCCGAACTGCGCGCTCGGCGCGCCAATTCGCGGCAATCCTCGGTGTTCGACCTGTTCGAGGTGAACGACGACCCGAACGTCACGCTCGAGGTGAACCGCTATCTCTGGGCCGCCTCGCTGGACGTTCTGTCCTTCATGCCGGTCGCCAATGCCGATCCCTTCTCGGGGATCATCCAGTTCGGCTACGGCACGCCCCCGGGCGGCGGCCGCGCCTACCAGGCCACCGTCTACGTCCAGGACCCCGCGCTGGACGCCCGCAGCCTGAACGTCGCGCTCCGCACCCGCGGCGGACCCGTCAGCCGCGAGACGCAACGCGCCATCGAAGACGCGATCCTGACTCGCGCGCGCCAGCTTCGCATCCGCGACAGCACGCTGTAAGCGCGCGCCCGACGACCTTTTGTTCCGACCGGCCCGCGCGGCCGGATCCCGAGGACCGACGCGATGAGCTACGACCCCTCCGCCATCGAGGCCCGATGGCAGCAGGCCTGGGCCGAGGCCGACCTGTTCCGGGCCCGGCGCAGCGAGAAGCCGAAATACTACGTGCTCGAGATGTTCCCCTATCCCTCGGGGCGCATCCATATCGGGCATGTGCGCAACTACACGATGGGCGACGTGATCGCGCGCTACAAGGCGTCCTGCGGCTTCAGCGTGCTGCACCCGATGGGCTGGGACGCCTTCGGAATGCCGGCCGAGAACGCGGCCATGGCCTCGGGCGGGCATCCGAAAGACTGGACCTACCAGAACATCGAGGTGATGCGCGGCCAGATGAAGCCGCTGGGCCTGTCGATCGACTGGTCGCGCGAATTCGCCACCTGCGATCCGGAATATTACGGCCAGCAGCAGGCGCTGTTCCTCGACATGCTGGAGGCCGGGCTGGTCTACCGCAAGCCCGCGGTCGTGAACTGGGACCCGGTCGACATGACGGTGCTCGCCAACGAGCAGGTGATCGACGGCAAGGGCTGGCGCTCCGGCGCGGAGGTCGAGCGGCGCGAGCTGACGCAATGGGCCTTCGCCATCTCGACCATGGCCGAGGACCTGTTGGACTCGCTCGAGGGGCTGAAGGACTGGCCGGAAAAGGTCCGCCTGATGCAGGAAAACTGGATCGGGCGCTCCCGCGGGTTGCAGATGACCTTCGCGCTGTCGCAGCCCGTCCACGGCCATGACGGCATCGAGATCTACACCACTCGCCCCGACACGCTGCGCGGCGCGTCCTTCATCGCCATCGCGCCCGAGCATCCGCTGGCGAAGGCGCTGGCCCGGGACGATACTGATCTGGCGAAATTCGCCGTCGATGTCCGCCGCGGCGGCACCACCGAGGAGGCGCTGGAGAAGGCCGAGAAGCGTGGCTACGACACCGGTCTGACGGTCGCCAACCCGCTGGGCGGCACGCTGCCCGTCTGGGTCGCGAATTTCGTGCTGATGGATTACGGCACCGGCGCGATCTTCGGCTGCCCCGCCCATGACCAGCGCGATCTGGACTTCGCGCGCAAATACGACCTGCCCGTGGTGGCGACCTTCAAGCCGGTCGGGGCCGAGGATTTCGCGATCGCCGACGAGGCCTTCGTGCCGCCCAAGACCGAGACGGTCGCCTATATCGACAGCCCCGCGGGCCTCGGCACCGCCACGGGGACGGAAGGGATCGAGGCGACCATCGACTGGGCCGAGGCGCAGGGTATCGGCGAGGGCCGGGTCCAATACCGCCTGCGCGACTGGGGCCTGTCGCGCCAGCGCTACTGGGGCTGTCCGATCCCCGTCGTGCATTGCGACGCCTGCGGCGTGGTGCCCGAGAAGAAGGCGAACCTGCCCGTCCGCCTGCCCGACGATGTCAGCTTCGACATGCCCGGCAACCCGCTGGACCGGCATCCGACCTGGCGCGACGTGTCTTGCCCGGCCTGCGGCGCGGCGGCCCGGCGCGAGACCGACACGATGGACACCTTCGTGGACTCCTCGTGGTATTTCGTCCGCTTCACCGCGCCCGATGCCGACACGCCCACCGTGCCCGAGGACGTCGCCTACTGGATGAACGTGGACCAGTATATCGGCGGCGTCGAACACGCGATCCTGCACCTGCTCTACAGCCGCTTCTTCGCCCGCGCGATGAACGAAACCGGCCACTTGCCCGACAGCGCGCGCGAGCCCTTCGAGGCGCTGTTCACGCAAGGCATGGTCACGCATCCGGCCTATGTCACCAAGGACGATCGCGGCCGCACGGTCTATCACCTCCCCGAGGAGGTCGACCTTGCGACGAAGACCGTCACCGCGACGGGCGAGGCCATCGAGATCGTACCCGCGATCAAGATGTCCAAGTCGAAGAAGAACGTCGTCGACCCGATGGATATCGTCGCCAATTACGGCGCCGACACCGCGCGCTGGTTCGTCATCTCCGACAGCCCGCCCGAGCGCGATTTCGAATGGACGCCCGAGGGCGCGGAGGCGGTGCACAAGCATCTGCGCCGCGTCCACCGGCTGGCCGAGGATATCGCCCGCGCCGACCGCGCTCCGAACGCGGCCGATCTGGAGCTGCGCCGCGCCACCGCCCGCGCCATCCGGGAGGTGACCGAGGGTATCGATGGCTTCGCCTTCAACAAGTCCGTCGCCAAGCTCTACGAGTTCACGAACACGCTGAACCGATCCGATGCCGGCGCAGGGACCCGTAAGGATGCGATGCGCGTGCTGGCGCAGCTGATGGCGCCGATGACGCCGCACCTGGCCGAGGAGGTCTGGCACCTGCTGGGCGGCGAGGGCTACGTCATGGAGGCGCCCTGGCCCGTCGCCGATCCCGAGCTTCTGGTCGAGGACAGCGTGACGCTGCCGATCCAGGTCAACGGCAAGAAACGCTCCGAGATCACGGTGCCCAAGGCGATGGACAAGGCGGGTGTCGAGGCCGCGGTGATGGCCGACGACGCCGTGCAGCGCATCCTCGACGGGGCCAGCCCGAAGAAGCTGATCGTCGTGCCCGGGCGGATCGTGAATGTCGTGGTCTGAGATCTCCCGCCGGGGCCTTTTGGCCGCGGCGCTGGCCGTGCTGGCGGGCTGCGGCTTCGCGCCGGTCTACGGCCCCGCGGGCGAGGCGGCCGCCTTGCGCGGTGCGGTGCTTGCGACCGAGCCCGATACCGACATCGCCTTCGCCTTCGTCCGCCAGATCGAGGAGCGGCTGGGCCTGCCCGCGACGCCCCGCTACGACCTCGAATACGCGCTCGTCACCGACGAGGTCGCGCTGGCCATCGACGGGTCGAACAACATCACCCGCTTCAACATCGAGGGCCGGCTCGACTGGACGCTGTCGCCCGTCGGCACCGACGCGCCGGTGCTTTCGGGGCGCGAGACCAGCTTCACCGCCTATTCGGCCACGGGCTCGACCATCTCGACCCTCGAGTCCGAGCGCGACGCCCAGCGCCGCCTCGCCGTGATCCTCGCCAATGCCGTGGTCGCCCGGCTGCTCGCCGAAGCGCCGCGCCTCGACCCGTGAACCTGCACGGCGCGGCCGCCACGCGCTTCTTCGCCCGGCCCGATCCGGGCACGGCGGGGGCGCTGATCTACGGCGCCGACGCGATGCGCGTCGCGCTGAAGCGGCAGGAGCTTATCGCCAATCTCGCCGGGCCCGAGGCCGAGGCCGAGATTCGCCTGACCCGCATGACCGGGGCCGATGCGAAAGCCGATCCCGCCGCGGTCACCGACGCTGTGAAGGCCGTGGGGTTCTTCCCCGGCCCGCGCGTGGTCTTCGTTGACGGCGTGACCGAGCTTCAGGCTGCCCCGATCCTCGCCGCGCTGGGCGACTGGGCCGAGGGCGACGCCGCGCTGGTGGTGACGGCCGGCTCGCTCAAGAAGACCTCCAAGCTGCGCAAGGGGTTCGAGGGCCATGCCAAGGCCGTGGCCGTCGCGCTCTACGACGACCCGATGGGCCAGGAGGAGATCGAGGCGGCCATCGCCGCCGAGGGGCTGCGCCTGACATCCGAGGCGCGGCGCGACGTCGAGGCGCTGGCCGCCGCGCTGGACCCGGGCGATTTCCGCCAGACGCTGACCAAGATCGCGCTCTATGCAGGGGCCGAGGAAGCAACCCCCGAGGCCGTCGCCGCCATGGCCCCCGCCACCGTCGATGCCGAGACCGACGAGGTGATCGCCGCCGCCGCCGAGGGCCGCGCGCAGGCGATCGGCCCGCTGATGCAGCGCCTGGGCGGGCAGGGCGTCGCCGCGGTGCAGCTGGTGATCTTCGCCACCCGGCATTTCCAGCAGCTGCATGCCGCGGCGGTTGGCGGCGGCGTCGGCAACCTGCGCCCGCCGGTCTTCGGCCCGCGCCGCGACGCGATGGACCGGCAGGTCCGCGGCTGGGGCGCGGCGAAGCTCGAGCAGGCGCTCGCCCTCCTGATGGAGACCGACCTGACCTTGCGTTCATCCTCCCGCGCGCCTCAGATGGCGGTGATGGAGCGGGCGCTGATCCGGCTCGCGATGATGGCGCGGTCCTGACGGGGCCGCCGGGGAGGGGCGATGCTGAAACTCTACGGCCAGGTGAAGTCCCGGGCGATGCGGCCGCTCTGGCTGCTGGAGGAGCTTGGGGCCGAGTTCGAATTCGTCCCCGTCATGCCGCGATCGCCCGAAGCCTTCGCCGTGTCGCCGCACGGCAAGATCCCGGTGATGGAGACCGAGGAGGGGCCGCTCTTCGACTCGGTCGCGATGATGACCATGCTGGCCGACCGCGCCGGCCGGTTCACCCATCCGGCGGGCAGCTATCTGCGGGCCCGGCAGGACGCGCTGACCAACACCATCAACGAGACCTTCGACGCCGTGCTCTGGTCCTATGCCAAGCACAGTTTCGTGCTGCCCGAGGACCAGCGCGTCCCGGCGGTCAAGGACAGCCTGCGCTGGCAGTTCGGCCGCTACGCGGAGGTGATGGAGAAGATCCTCGGCGACGGCCCCTTCCTGATGGGCGAGGAGCCGGTGATCCCCGATTTCCTGCTGGCGCATTGCTGCGGCTGGGCGGCGGGCCTCAAGTTCGACCTGCCCGAGGGGCTGCGCGAGCACATGAACCGCATGCGGGCGCGCCCCGCCTTCCGGAAGGCCGTCGCACATGGCTGATCTGGGTGTCTGGGGCATGGGCTCGATGGGCCTCGGGATGGCGGGGTCGCTTCTGCGCGCGGGGCACCGGGTCGTGGGCCACGACGTCCGGCCCGATGCCGTCCTGGATGGCGGCAGCGAGATCGCGGTCGGCGATCTGGATGCCGCGGTTCTGGTCGTGCTGAACGCCGCGCAGACCGAGGAGGTGCTGTTCGGCGCGGGCGGCATCGCGGGCGAGATGCGCAAGGGCGCCGTCGTCATCGCCTGCGCGACGGTCGCGCCCGATTTCGCCCGCGACATGGCCGGCCGCTGCGCGGCGCTGGGGCTGCATTATCTCGACGCGCCGATCTCGGGCGGGGCGGTGAAGGCCGCGGAGGGGAAGCTGTCGATCATGGCCGCCGGCTCGCCCGAGGCCTTCGCCGCCGCGCGCCCCGCGCTCGACGCGATGGCCGAGACGGTGTTCGAGCTGGGCGCGGTCGGCGCGGGCTCGGCGATGAAGGCGGTCAACCAGATGCTGGCGGGCACCCATATCGCCGCCATGGCCGAGGCGATGGTCTTCGGCATGACCCAGGGCGTCAGCCCGGCGCAGTTCATGGAGGTCATCCCCGCCTGTGCCGGCACGTCCTGGATGCTCGAGAACCGCGGTCCCCATATACGCGACGGCGATTACACGCCGCGCTCCGCCATCCCGATCTGGCTCAAGGATCTGGGCATCGTGGGCGACATCGCCAAGGCCGCCGGGATCGAGATGCCGCTGACCGAGACCGCGCTGGCCCGCTTCCGCGCCGCCGCGGAAATGGGGCTTCAGGCCGAGGACGACGCCGCCGTCGCGAAGGTCTACGCCGCCCAGGCCGGGGTGACCCTGCCGTGAGCGCCGAGGCGCGCCTGCGCGAGACGCTCTGCCTTCTGGCGCGGTCGCTCTTCGAGCGGGGGCTGACGCATGGCTCGACGGGCAACATCTCGGCGCGCACCGAGGATGGCGGCCTCCTCGTCTCGCCCACGGGCACCAGCTTTGGGCGGCTCGACCCCGGCCGGCTGGCCCGGTTCGACGCCGATGGCAATCATGTCGACGGCGATCGGCCCACCAAGGAGATGCCGCTTCACAGCGCGTTCTACGACACGCGGGGCACGGCGGGCGCGGTGGTGCATCTGCATTCCTGCCATTCGGTCGCGCTGTCGCTGCTGACCGAGCCGGGGGAGGAATTCCTGCCGCCGCTGACGCCCTACGGCATGATGCAGCTCGGCCCGGTGGAACTGCTGCCCTTCTTCCTGCCCGGCGATCCGGCCATGGGACAGGCGGTGCGCGGGCTGGCGGGCAAACGCTCGGCGGTCATGCTGGCCAATCACGGGCCCGTGGTCGCGGGCCGTGACGTGGAGGCCGCCTGCAACGCGATCGAGGAGCTGGAGGCCACGGCGCAGCTGGCGCTCCTGACCCGCGGCCTGAACCCGCGCGCGCTGACCGGGGCGCAGCAGCGCGCCGTGATCGCGCGCTTCGACCTGGAGTGGGACGCATGAGATTTTCGGCCAATCTGGGCTTCCTCTGGCCCGAAACGCCGCTGCCCGACGCCATCCGCGCCGCGAAGAACGCGGGCTTCGACGCGGTCGAGATGCATTGGCCCTACGACGTGCCGGCAGGCGAGGTGAAGGCGGCGCTGGAGGAGACGGGGTTGCCCTGCCTCGGGCTCAACACGCGGCGGGGCGAGACGAGGGGCCTGTCGGCGATCCCCGGCCAGGGCGTCGCCGCGCGCGAGGCGGTGGACGAGGCGGTGGCCTACGCGCGCGCCATTGGCGCGGGTGCCGTGCATGTCATGGCCGGTATAGCGGAGGGCCCGCAGGCCGAGACCGCCTATCGCGAGACGCTGCACTACGCCTGCGACGCCGCGCCCGACCTGACGATCCTGATCGAGCCGCTCAACCGCTACGACGCGCCGGGCTACTTCCTGACCACGACCGGGCAGGCCGCCGTGCTGATCGACGCGATGGGCCGGGCGAACCTGAAGCTGATGTTCGACTGCTACCACGTGCAGGTGATGGAGGGCGACCTGACCCGCCGCTTCGGCGACATCCGCGAGATCGTGGGCCATGTGCAATTCGCGGGCGTGCCCGACCGGGGCCGCCCGGATCGCGGCGAGATCGCCTATGATCGGCTCCTGCCCGCGCTGGACTGGGACGCGCCATTCGGGGCCGAATACCGGCCCGAGGGCGCGACCGAGGCATCGCTGGACTGGTTGCGGGACTGGCGCTGAGGGGTCGGACCGCGGGGGCTAGCCCCCCGGATCCCCGAGGGTATTTCCGGCCAGAGGAAGACGGGCCCCGGCATGGGCCGCCGCGGCCCGCCCCGCATGACGTCCGGTGGCGAGGCAGGCCGTCAGCAGGTAGCCGCCGGTGGGCGCCTCCCAGTCGATCATCTCGCCGGCCGCGAAGGTGCCGGGGCGGGCGCGCAGCATCAGGTCGCCGTCGAGCGCGTCCCAGCGCAGCCCGCCCGCGGTGCTGATCGCCTGGTCCATGGGGCGTGGGCCCTGCAGTGGGATGGCCAGGGCCTTGAGCAGGGGCGCGAGGTCGTCGGGCAGGGGGCGCGCGACCTCGTGGACCAGTGCGATCATCGCCGGAGTCAGCCCCAGCTTCCGGAGCCGGTTCGACAAGCTGCCGGTCGCGCGGGCGAGACGTCCGCGCAGGGCGTCGATGGCGAGATCGGGCTTGAGATCCAGCGCGAGCGGCGCGCCGGCGCGCAGCTCGGGCGTCAGCGGATAGAGCCCGCCGCCTTCCAGCCCCTCGGCCGAGAGGGTGATTTCGCCGCGATGGGTTCGGCCGCCGACGATCAGGCCGATATTCTTGAGCGGGCTGCCGAAATGGCGGGCCATATGCGCGGACCAGTCGACGCGGAAGCCGATATTGCTGGGCGCGAAGGGTGCGACCAGATCGGGGAGCCGCGCTGCCCATTCCCCGTCCGAGCCGAGCCTGCGCCAGGACGCGCCGCCGAGCGCCAGAACGGTCGCGTCGGGCGATGCCCTCGTGCCGTCCGCGAAGGTCAGCGCATCGCCGTCCCAGCCGGTCCAGCGGGCGCGGCGGTGCAGGGTGACGCCCGCGGCGTCCAGCCGGGCGAGCCAGGCGCGCAGCAGGGGCGAGGCCTTCATCGCCGTGGGGAAGACCCGGCCGGTGGAGCCGACGAAGCTCTCCTGGCGCAGCCCCGCCATCCAGGCGCGCACCGCGTCGGGGCCGAAATCGCGCAGGAACGGAAGGAGGTGCGGGCAATCATAGGCCGCCGCGAAATCGCGCTCGACCTTGGTGATGTTCAGGCCCGACTTGCCGGCCATCAGGAACTTGCGGGCGGGGCTGGGCATGTGGTCGTAGACCGCGACGCGCGCGCCCGCGCCGGATGCCGCCTCCGCCGCCATCAGCCCGGCGGGCCCCGCGCCGATCACGGCGACGCTTGCCTGTCTGCGCTCTCGCTCCATCCTGTGGGCCATGGCGCAGACGATCCCCGAAGGCAACGCGGTCGACCCGGAGACGGGCTTGCCGCTTTGCGCGCTCTGCGAACGGCCGATCCCCGCGGCGGCGAAGCAGAGCCTGCATCACCTCGTCCCGAAGCTGCGCGGGGGCAAGGGCGGGCCGGTCGTCCTGATGCACCAGATCTGCCACAACGAGATCCACGCCAGCGCCTCGGAAGCGGAGCTGGCGCGGGTCTGGAACACGCCGGAAGACCTGCGCCGTCACCCGAGGCTGGCGAAGTTCATCGGTTGGATCCGCAAGCGGCCGCCCGAGTTCCACTCGAAGACGCCGGGGGCGCGGCGGGGGTGGAAACGGCGCTGAATTTCGTGGGTGATCCACGGGTGATCTGCGGGTGATCCGTGTCGGACGTGATTTGCGGCGCTCAGCCCTTGGCGTCGGGCAGGAACGGCGCGTCGTCGCCCCAGACCTGCCGCACCCGCGCGTCGCGGCCGCAGCCTTCGCGGTAGCGCTTGTAGGCCACGGATTTCGGGACGGCCAAGCCAACCGAGGAGAAGGCGAGCCGTTCGTCGGACTTGTAGTAGTCCTGGTGGTAGTCGCCCACGGGGTAGAATTCGGAGGCGTCGCGGATCGGGGTGACGATCTCGCGGCCGAGCTCGGCCTCGGCTTCGGCCAGGGCGGCCTCGGCGGCGGCACGCTGCTCGGGGCCGTCGACGAAGATCGCGGTGGTGTATTCGAGGCCGCGGTCGCAGAACTGCCCGCCGGCATCGAGCGGGTCGATCGAGCGCAGGAACAGGTCCACGACCTCGCGGTAGCTGATCTGCGAGGCGTCGAAGGGGATGCGGACGGCTTCGATATGATCGCCGCTAGCGCGGTATTCGGGATCGGGCGTGGTGCCGCCGGTGAAGCCCGAGACGACGTCGCCCACGCCGCCCACGCTTTCGAAATCGGCCTCGACGCACCAGAAGCAGCCGCCCGCGACGATGGCGGTGGCGTCGGTGTCCTGCGCGGCGGCGGGCCGGGGCGCGAGGGCGAGGAGGGCGAGGGCGGGCGCGAGGGATCGGGCGAGGGGCATTGCAGGTCTCCTTTGACTTCCGAACGTGCGGCGGGCGGGGCGGGTTGCGCCAGCCCCCCTCACGGCTTCGTGGTCAGGAGCGCGAGGCCCGTGATCGCGACATCCGCCGCGAAGGCGCGGCCCACGGCGAGAATGCCCAGCCGCCGGACCCGTGCGGGATCGAAGGGCGCGTCGGTCCGGTGCGCGTCCAGTTCGGCGAAGGGCGCGGTCACGCGGGTCCAGCGCGGCGGGGCGGTGAAGCTCATGCGGTAGGATTGCCAGGGCCGCGTCAGGTCGGCCGTGCGCAGCCGCAGCTCGTAGCTCTCGCCGTTGCCGAAGGCGTCGAAGGTCAGCCCGGAATAGGCCGACAGATCGACGGGCCGGCCATAGGGGTCGAGATCGGCGGCCATCTGGATGAAGCCGCCATCATTGTCGAGCGAGACCTGGCCGGTGAGCCGGGCAGCGTCGCGCCCGTCCACGGTCTCGCGCGTCACGCGGCCCTGCGAGACGCCACCCATCACCGTGTCGGCGACGAATTCCCAGTCGAGATCGAGTTGCATCGCGGAGCCTTCCTTGCGTCAGCGCAGCCAGCGGAACACCAGCGGCGCGCAGGTGATGACCAGCATGATGCGCACGAGGTGGTGCATGATGACATAGGCCACGTCGGCGCCCGCGACGATGGCCATAAGCGCCATTTCGGCCTGACCGCCGGGCGAGAAGGCAAGGATCGCGTCGAGCTGCGGGGCGAGGCCCGCGAGCACCACGGCCTCGGCGAAGATGGCGGCGATGACGGTGAGGACGAGGCCGTGGCCCAGCCCGGCGACGAGGAAGCGGCGGACCTCGGCCATGGTGATACCGGAATACTTCACGCCCACGACCATGCCGATGAAGAACTGCGCCGCCTGGATCGCCTCGGCCGGGGGGCGCTGGGTGATGACGCCCGAAAGCGAGAGCCCGCCCGCGAGGATCATCGGCCCGAGGATCGAGGCGCCGAAGAGGCCGATCCATTTCGCCGCGCGCCAGCCGACCACGGCGGCAAGAGCCATGATCGCCAGCTCGGACGGGTCGAACTCGGTGGCGGGGGCGCCGGGGGTCGCGGTCAGGTCGATCGACCAGATCAGCGTCAGCAGCGCGGGCACGACCGTCACGATCAGAAGGACCCGCGTGGCGTGGAGCAGCGAAAGCGCGCGGGGGTCGCCGCCCGCCTCTTCGCCGAAAATCAGCATGTCCTGCAGCCCGCCGGGCATGGCGGCGTAGAAGGCCGTGGGTTTGTCGAAGCCGCAGACCCGGCGGAGATAGGGATAGCCCGCCGCCCCCGCCGCGATCAGGAAGAGCGGCGCGAGGATCAGCGACAGGGCCATGGCGGGAAGCTGCGCGGCCAGCGCCGGGGTGAGCGAGGCGCCGACGGCGAGGCCCAGGATCGTGCGCATCGTATCGGTGAGCGGGGGCCAGCTGGCGAGCCGGAGCCCCGCCAGCGCGGCGATCAACGAGGCGAAGAGCGGGCCCAGCAGGAAGGGCAGCGGCAGGGCGAGAAGCCGGAACGCCACGACGCCCGCGACGCAGATCGCGAAGGTCAGCAAGAGGCGGGGGATCGCGGCCATCAGGCGATGTGCCGGGGGCGGCGGGGGGCGGTCCAATTCCCGGACAGGAACCGGCCCGCCGCCATCGCCGTCTCAGCCCACCCGCTTGTTGCGGTTGGCCACCAGTTTCAGGCGCAGCGCGTTGAGATGGATGAAGCCCTTGGCGTCGCGCTGGTCGTAGGCGCCGGCATCGTCCTCGAAGGTGACATGCGCCTCGGAATAGAGCGAGTGGTCCGACCAGCGCGCCACGCAGCGGGCCGCGCCCTTGTAGAGCTTCAGGCGCACGGTGCCGGTGACGTGCTCCTGGCTCTTGTCGATCAGGGCCTGCAGCATCTCGCGCTCGGGCGAGAACCAGAAGCCGTTATAGATGAGCTCGGCGTAGCGCGGCATGATCGAGTCCTTTAGGTGCCCCGCGCCCGAATCGAGCGTGATCTGCTCGATCCCGCGATGCGCTTCCAAGAGGAGCGCGCCGCCCGGCGTCTCGTAGATGCCGCGGGACTTCATGCCGACGAAGCGGTTCTCGACCAGATCGAGGATGCCGCAGCCATGCTTGCCGCCCAGTTCGTTGAGCCGGGTCAGGATCGCGGCGGGCGACATGGCCTGGCCGTCGATGGCCACCGCGTCGCCCTTCTCGAAACTGATCTCGACCATCTCGGGCGTGTCAGGCGCGTCCTCGGGGCGGGTGGTGCGCTGCAGGACGTAATCG includes:
- a CDS encoding porin, translated to MKKVLFASTALVALTGAASADVTLSGFAEMGIFDPGGFVVVDAVTAGGTTVVTGGSISEAETDIGFFTDIGVTFTLSGETDNGLVFGASIGLEEAQDGIANDVEDDFSVFLSGAFGTLTMGDTDGALDWALTEVAFAAGAIADDHTEHAGYNGNSGLDGLYDGQIVRYDYSFGNFGFAISAELNDSQDTFATATTGDGFFSPRDNDDVFGIGFKYDTSFGGTDLAFGLGYQMASIYFDDDSDSGPNAAQDIDVDALGASVTATFANGFTAGLSYVTYENHLPVQGANVAAFAGGDLPSAGVVGGRFLTPGEDTDHIGVGIGYSFGAFSVGVNYGQYDHDAGVEIEGYGIAANYDLGGGAIIQAGYGHSDISIPDLDGDPLDTTFDADSADADRFSLGVRMNF
- the holA gene encoding DNA polymerase III subunit delta gives rise to the protein MNLHGAAATRFFARPDPGTAGALIYGADAMRVALKRQELIANLAGPEAEAEIRLTRMTGADAKADPAAVTDAVKAVGFFPGPRVVFVDGVTELQAAPILAALGDWAEGDAALVVTAGSLKKTSKLRKGFEGHAKAVAVALYDDPMGQEEIEAAIAAEGLRLTSEARRDVEALAAALDPGDFRQTLTKIALYAGAEEATPEAVAAMAPATVDAETDEVIAAAAEGRAQAIGPLMQRLGGQGVAAVQLVIFATRHFQQLHAAAVGGGVGNLRPPVFGPRRDAMDRQVRGWGAAKLEQALALLMETDLTLRSSSRAPQMAVMERALIRLAMMARS
- a CDS encoding DUF3576 domain-containing protein, which produces MPRTTAITAIGGLALVTLLGGCGGSIFGQDRDTRIANQSNPTAELRARRANSRQSSVFDLFEVNDDPNVTLEVNRYLWAASLDVLSFMPVANADPFSGIIQFGYGTPPGGGRAYQATVYVQDPALDARSLNVALRTRGGPVSRETQRAIEDAILTRARQLRIRDSTL
- the ltnD gene encoding L-threonate dehydrogenase, with protein sequence MADLGVWGMGSMGLGMAGSLLRAGHRVVGHDVRPDAVLDGGSEIAVGDLDAAVLVVLNAAQTEEVLFGAGGIAGEMRKGAVVIACATVAPDFARDMAGRCAALGLHYLDAPISGGAVKAAEGKLSIMAAGSPEAFAAARPALDAMAETVFELGAVGAGSAMKAVNQMLAGTHIAAMAEAMVFGMTQGVSPAQFMEVIPACAGTSWMLENRGPHIRDGDYTPRSAIPIWLKDLGIVGDIAKAAGIEMPLTETALARFRAAAEMGLQAEDDAAVAKVYAAQAGVTLP
- the leuS gene encoding leucine--tRNA ligase, with the translated sequence MSYDPSAIEARWQQAWAEADLFRARRSEKPKYYVLEMFPYPSGRIHIGHVRNYTMGDVIARYKASCGFSVLHPMGWDAFGMPAENAAMASGGHPKDWTYQNIEVMRGQMKPLGLSIDWSREFATCDPEYYGQQQALFLDMLEAGLVYRKPAVVNWDPVDMTVLANEQVIDGKGWRSGAEVERRELTQWAFAISTMAEDLLDSLEGLKDWPEKVRLMQENWIGRSRGLQMTFALSQPVHGHDGIEIYTTRPDTLRGASFIAIAPEHPLAKALARDDTDLAKFAVDVRRGGTTEEALEKAEKRGYDTGLTVANPLGGTLPVWVANFVLMDYGTGAIFGCPAHDQRDLDFARKYDLPVVATFKPVGAEDFAIADEAFVPPKTETVAYIDSPAGLGTATGTEGIEATIDWAEAQGIGEGRVQYRLRDWGLSRQRYWGCPIPVVHCDACGVVPEKKANLPVRLPDDVSFDMPGNPLDRHPTWRDVSCPACGAAARRETDTMDTFVDSSWYFVRFTAPDADTPTVPEDVAYWMNVDQYIGGVEHAILHLLYSRFFARAMNETGHLPDSAREPFEALFTQGMVTHPAYVTKDDRGRTVYHLPEEVDLATKTVTATGEAIEIVPAIKMSKSKKNVVDPMDIVANYGADTARWFVISDSPPERDFEWTPEGAEAVHKHLRRVHRLAEDIARADRAPNAADLELRRATARAIREVTEGIDGFAFNKSVAKLYEFTNTLNRSDAGAGTRKDAMRVLAQLMAPMTPHLAEEVWHLLGGEGYVMEAPWPVADPELLVEDSVTLPIQVNGKKRSEITVPKAMDKAGVEAAVMADDAVQRILDGASPKKLIVVPGRIVNVVV
- the otnC gene encoding 3-oxo-tetronate 4-phosphate decarboxylase: MSAEARLRETLCLLARSLFERGLTHGSTGNISARTEDGGLLVSPTGTSFGRLDPGRLARFDADGNHVDGDRPTKEMPLHSAFYDTRGTAGAVVHLHSCHSVALSLLTEPGEEFLPPLTPYGMMQLGPVELLPFFLPGDPAMGQAVRGLAGKRSAVMLANHGPVVAGRDVEAACNAIEELEATAQLALLTRGLNPRALTGAQQRAVIARFDLEWDA
- a CDS encoding glutathione S-transferase family protein, which codes for MLKLYGQVKSRAMRPLWLLEELGAEFEFVPVMPRSPEAFAVSPHGKIPVMETEEGPLFDSVAMMTMLADRAGRFTHPAGSYLRARQDALTNTINETFDAVLWSYAKHSFVLPEDQRVPAVKDSLRWQFGRYAEVMEKILGDGPFLMGEEPVIPDFLLAHCCGWAAGLKFDLPEGLREHMNRMRARPAFRKAVAHG